In Meles meles chromosome 2, mMelMel3.1 paternal haplotype, whole genome shotgun sequence, the sequence GAACCAACTACCCCAACATCTTCAGGATTTCCAACCTTGTTATGTATATTGTCATCATTATCCACTGGAATGCATGCGTGTACTTCTCTATCTCCAAAGCTGTCGGATTTGGAAATGATACATGGGTGTATCCTGATGTTAATGATCCTGAATTTGGCCGTTTGGCTAGAAAATATGTATACAGCCTTTACTGGTCTACACTGACTTTGACTACGATTGGTGAAACACCACCCCCTGTGAGGGATTCCGAGTATGTCTTTGTGGTGGTTGATTTCCTAATCGGCGTGTTAATTTTTGCTACCATCGTTGGTAACATAGGTTCTATGATTTCCAACATGAATGCTGCCAGAGCAGAATTTCAAGCAAGAATCGATGCAATCAAGCAGTATATGCATTTTCGAAATGTAAGCAAAGATATGGAAAAGAGAGTTATCAAATGGTTTGACTACCTGTGGTCCAACAAAAAAACAGTCGATGAGAAGGAAGTCTTGAAGTATCTCCCCGATAAGCTGAGAGCAGAGATTGCCATCAACGTTCACTTAGACACTTTAAAAAAGGTGCGTATTTTTGCGGACTGTGAGGCTGGGCTTTTGGTGGAGTTGGTCTTGAAACTGCAACCCCAAGTCTACAGTCCCGGAGATTACATTTGCAAGAAAGGGGATATTGGACGGGAGATGTACATCATCAAGGAAGGCAGACTCGCTGTGGTGGCCGATGACGGAGtcactcagtttgtggtactgAGTGACGGCAGCTACTTTGGTGAGATCAGTATCCTTAACATTAAAGGCAGCAAAGCTGGCAATCGAAGAACAGCCAATATTAAAAGTATCGGCTACTCAGATCtgttctgtctctccaaagacgACCTCATGGAAGCTCTCACTGAGTACCCAGATGCCAAAACTATGctagaagagaagggaaagcaaatTTTGATGAAAGATGGTCTACTGGATATAAATATTGCAAACGCTGGAAGTGATCCCAAAGATCTTGAAGAGAAGGTCACCCGAATGGAGGGGTCGGTAGACCTCTTGCAAACGAGGTTTGCTCGGATCCTGGCTGAGTATGAGTCAATGCAGCAGAAACTGAAGCAAAGACTAACCAAAGTTGAGAGATTTTTGAAGCCACTCATTGACACAGAATTTTCAGCTCTTGAAGGATCTGGAGTTGAAAGCGGGCTCCTGGACTCCACGCAGGACTGAAAAACTGGTCACTAACAAGGACGTGTCTCATGATCCTTTCGGGGATGGGATTAAGCAACTCTAAattggaagaagaagaaggtgcaGCTGGGAAGTTCTTCCGTAAGGGGAATGTGCTCAGGCGGAGGGAACAAGGCCCACACACTCCCTTGTGAGGTAGTGGGATTAAAGGATTGCTGTCTTTAGGATTTTTCAGAATGGATAACGTGCAAAGATAGAGAAGGATTAACTTGTCAGTATCTgtgtcttctgatttttttcatgtatgctccttttatgtaaatattctttataaaagTGAACAAGTACCCCTCACTTTCAGGCAGTTTACACTGTGGAGGAACAGCTGGGAATTCCCAGGGACAT encodes:
- the CNGA1 gene encoding cGMP-gated cation channel alpha-1, with the translated sequence MQAPEAKHDMYQSNLEDLLKMWIGRNLFHSKVCKPFKNLPTPPHPAVLECLETFTADCIHFDIKLTMKKNIINTWYSFVNVPNVIAPDIESEIRRMENGVSSFFSDDDDDDDDDDGDSASMFEESEDENPHARGSCRHNSHRGGPSQREQYLPGALALFNVNNSSNKEQEPKEKKKKKKEKKSKSDDKNENKKDSEKKMKKTKEKEKKKKEETDKDKKEEKKKEVLVIDPSGTMYYNWLFCISLPVMYNWTMVIARACFEELQSDYLAYWIILDYISDVIYLLDMFVRIRTGYLEQGLLVKEETKLIEKYKSTLQFKLDFLSVIPTDLLFFKLGWNYPEIRLNRLLRISRMFEFFQRTETRTNYPNIFRISNLVMYIVIIIHWNACVYFSISKAVGFGNDTWVYPDVNDPEFGRLARKYVYSLYWSTLTLTTIGETPPPVRDSEYVFVVVDFLIGVLIFATIVGNIGSMISNMNAARAEFQARIDAIKQYMHFRNVSKDMEKRVIKWFDYLWSNKKTVDEKEVLKYLPDKLRAEIAINVHLDTLKKVRIFADCEAGLLVELVLKLQPQVYSPGDYICKKGDIGREMYIIKEGRLAVVADDGVTQFVVLSDGSYFGEISILNIKGSKAGNRRTANIKSIGYSDLFCLSKDDLMEALTEYPDAKTMLEEKGKQILMKDGLLDINIANAGSDPKDLEEKVTRMEGSVDLLQTRFARILAEYESMQQKLKQRLTKVERFLKPLIDTEFSALEGSGVESGLLDSTQD